The sequence CGCCCAAGTCTGCGGCAAGAAGTCTTTGCAGGATTGCCAGCGGTATCAGTAGTACGACGCATGCGCGCATTGTGACTCTCCACGACTCAATTGCTCTTGGCGTCATGGTAAGGTCACCGAAGGACAACCTGCGCGTAGCTCAACGTCTCGCCTCCCTTTGCGTGACCGAAAATATCGATGGTATTCGACGGTTTGCAGCCTGCGCGGACCGAAGCCAGCGTGAAACTGGAGAACGGCGTCTTCAATGGAATCGGTGTGAGGTTCTCCGTGTCGAGCTTGGGATAGATGCGCATGAGCTTGTTGCCCGCGTCGGCGCCCGTCGTGTAGAGCACGGCATACAGGGTGCCGTCCGGAGTCTCGTGAAAACGGGCCGAGGGCACTTCACGCTCAGGGGCGCCCGGAATCAGGTTCTGCTTGGAGACTACCTGTCCGTCCTTGACGATGGCGAGCCACAGAGAACCCAAGATGGACTTATCCGGGAAAAACTTGTCGCGCATGAGCGTGGACTGGACCTCACGTTCCGTATAGATGAGGTAGGCAGAGGCGTCCGGGGCTATCCACATATCCTGATTCGAAATGGCGCCGGCAGTCTTATCGACGTTGGCAATCTCGATTGGGGGCGCGAAGTCCTGCTTCGCGATGTCGGGCGTGTAAGCGTAGTGGAGGATGCGAAATACGTAGTCCCATTTTTGGTTCGTCTGTTCGAATTTATAGTTCCTCCACTCCTCGATCGGCTCGACAATGTCCCCTATCGCCATCACGTGGGCCGCGCCCTTCATGAGGGCAACTTGCGGATAGCAGGATCGTATGGGGAAGGTGATCTGACCTTTGCTGAGTGTTTCCCCTTTCGCATTCATCCAAGACCAGTTCTGAACGCTTGTCTCGGCGTCGATGTTCATCATGAGAATCTGGTCTGCCGAGGAATCGACACTATAGCCACGATACGAGTGATCCGTGAACTTGGGCGTACCGACCCATTGCGGGGCAAGGGTCTGCCCGTTGATGGCGGGATCCGAGAGCGAAAACGTTAGCAGGTGCGGGTTGCATGGGCCGTATTCCGTGCCGGGAGGCATGGTGGAGTCGTTTACATTAAGGAGCAAGGTGCCGTCAGATAGGACGCCGAGCGAAGTTGGTTCACGCTGTCGATACCCCTCCGCTTCCGCGACTACGGGCCAACCCTCCGCCGTGCGTCTGCGAAGAATCCAACGCGTGTTGCAGAGTCTTGGAACATCCTTTCCGGTTTCCATCTGACTGACGAAAACGTCGTCGCCATAGCGGACAATGGGCGTGCAGCCGTAGCTCCAGAGGGGACCTGAACCGTTGTTGGGGCTGACGATGGTGTAGACGTCCTCTTCACAGCGCACTTCGACGGATGGAGTCTGTGTGAGGTAACAGAATAGGATCATTCCGGCAACAAGGGACATGGCGTACACTCCTTTTGGTGAAGCGCAAGAATACCACGATCGAGCACAATTTTGACCTAATCACGCGATTTTGTGCCAAGAGCTTGGGTTCTGCGATAATCCGCGGACTTGCCGGTGCATGGGCGGCAGGTAGGCCTGACAAACAACACGACAAAGAAAGCTGCACTCTGTGAAACGAGCATTGATTACCGGCATTACCGGCCAGGACGGCTCCTACTTGGCGGAACTGTTGCTTGAGAAGGGCTATCAGGTGTACGGACTCATCCGTCGCTCGAGTTCTTTCAATACGGGCCGTATCGACCATATCTACCAAGATCCGCACGAGCCAGACCCTCGCTTGAATCTGATATATGGCGACCTATCGGACGCGACGGGACTCTCGTGCATCATCGGAGATATCAAACCTGACGAAGTCTACAACCTTGGCGCGCAGAGTCACGTGCGCGTAAGTTTCGACACACCCATCTATACGTCGGATGTGACGGGCATGGGGACGTTGCGCATCCTTGAGGCAATCCGCCATACGGGAGGAAAGTCGCGCTTCTACCAGGCATCGAGCAGTGAGATGTACGGTCTGGTGAAGGAGACGCCGCAGTCTGAGGCGACCCCCTTTCACCCCCGTAGTCCGTATGCGGCAGCCAAAGTATTTGCCTACTGGGTCACGGTGAATTACCGCGAGGCGTATGGCCTTCATGCCAGCAACGGCATTCTGTTCAATCACGAATCGCCGCGGCGCGGAGAGACGTTTGTGACGCGCAAGATCACACGCGCGGCCGCTCGCATCAAGTTGGGCTTGCAGCAGAAGCTGTTTCTCGGGAATCTCGACGCGAAACGCGATTGGGGTCACGCCAAGGATTATGTTGAAGCCATGTGGCTGATGTTGCAGCAGAATGATGCGGATGACTATGTCGTCGCTACGGGCGAAACGCACACGGTGCGCGAGTTTCTTGAGGAGACGTTCTCGTACTTGGACCTTGACTACAAGGACTACGTAGACATCGATCCCCGGTATTTCCGTCCGTCCGAGGTGGATTTGCTCATCGGGGATGCCACAAAAGCGCGCGAGAAACTGAATTGGGTGCCGCGGATAACCTTCCGAGAATTGGTGCGATGCATGGTGGACGCGGATATGAAGCGTGCGCAGTTCGACTTGGCGGCGGGCACTCCCCCGTATCTCGACAAGTAACTGGAGTACCACGCAGCATGCCTACGGTGTTTAGAAGCGTAACTCCACAATGATTGTACGGTGCAAAGCCCCATTGCGCATCAGTTTTGCCGGCGGCGGCACCGATGTCGACCCCTATCGCCGCGAACGCGGGGGCTGTGTGCTCAGCGCGACCATCGACAAGTACGCGTACGCGAGCTGCAAACCGCGCAATGACAATACCATCCAAGTTCACTCGCTGGACTTCGATATCGTGGCGCGGTACGACACGCGCCAGGAATTCGTCATGGACGGCGAGCTGGACTTGGCGAAGGCAACGATCGCGAGATTGCGGGGGCGAAAGCGCGCCAAGGGTTTCGATCTGTTTTTGCACAGCGACGCACCTCCAGGGAGCGGATTGGGTTCGTCCTCCAGCGTGGTTGTGGCCTTGGTGACCTTGTTTCAGGACTACTTTCAGCAACCGATGACGCCCTATGAGATTGCCGAGCTTGCGTATACCATCGAGCGGGGCGACCTTGCGCTTAAAGGGGGCATGCAAGACCAGTACGCGGCTGCTTTCGGGGGATTCAACTATATCGAGTTTCTTCCGGACAACGTGATTGTGAACCCGCTTCGCTTGTCACCCGACACGGTGAACGAACTTCAATACAACTTGCTGCTCTGTTATACAGGCAAGACGCGCGTATCGGACGGCATCATCGACACACAGGTTCGCAACTACACGCAACGGCGCAAGCCGAGTGTGGACGCGATGGATGCTTTGAAAACCCTCACGGTGGACATGAAGAACGCGGTGCTTCAGGGACGCTTGAATACATTTGGCGAGTTGTTGAGCGAGGTCTGGCGGCAGAAGCGCCAGATGGCTTCTCGAATTGCGACGCCGCGTATCGAGGAAATGCTTGCCGAGGGGAAGAAGGCCGGTGCAACGGGAGGCAAATTGTTGGGCGCGGGTGGCGGTGGTTACTTACTGTTTTACACCCCCGCGTTCAAGAAACACGTGGTTGCGGAGCGAATGACCAAGATGGGCGGTCAGCCTGTCGAGTTTAAATTTGAAATGCAGGGTTCAGTGTCATGGCGGGCAAGTTCGTGAGTGTAATGAGTGCCCTTAGGATAGACACTGTGTCTTAAAGCGGCGTCTACGTTTCGGACGAGCCAGCAGAAAGCAGAATCAATTCGATGCCAGTTACGATATCGCAGACAGAAATTCCTGACGTATTGCTCATCGAGTCGCCGGTGTTCAAGGATGAGCGAGGTTTCTTCACCGAAGTGCATAGCGAACGCGAGTGGAAGAAGGCAGGGCTCGATCTTCGCTTTGTACAAGACAACGTAAGTTTGTCCGCAAGAGGTACATTGCGCGGTTTACACTATCAACTTGAGCCTCAAGGCCAAGGCAAGTTCGTTCGCGTGACCACCGGGGCAGTTTTTGACGTTGCCGTCGATTTGCGTCGCGGGTCGCCAACGTTCGGCAAATGGGTCGGGCGCACGCTAAGTGGAGAGAACTGCCTCGCGATGTGGATTCCCTCGGGGTTTGCACATGGGTTCGTGGCCCTGGAGGACCGGACCTACGTGTATTACAAGTGCACGGCGTTCTGGACGCCCGAGTTGGAGCGGAGCCTGGCTTACGACGATCCTGCTATCGGGATTGAGTGGCCAATACCTGCGACTCTCATTTCGCCAAAGGATGCGCGGGCACCGCGTCTTGACTCTGCAGAGTACAATTTC is a genomic window of Candidatus Hydrogenedentota bacterium containing:
- a CDS encoding GHMP kinase encodes the protein MIVRCKAPLRISFAGGGTDVDPYRRERGGCVLSATIDKYAYASCKPRNDNTIQVHSLDFDIVARYDTRQEFVMDGELDLAKATIARLRGRKRAKGFDLFLHSDAPPGSGLGSSSSVVVALVTLFQDYFQQPMTPYEIAELAYTIERGDLALKGGMQDQYAAAFGGFNYIEFLPDNVIVNPLRLSPDTVNELQYNLLLCYTGKTRVSDGIIDTQVRNYTQRRKPSVDAMDALKTLTVDMKNAVLQGRLNTFGELLSEVWRQKRQMASRIATPRIEEMLAEGKKAGATGGKLLGAGGGGYLLFYTPAFKKHVVAERMTKMGGQPVEFKFEMQGSVSWRASS
- the rfbC gene encoding dTDP-4-dehydrorhamnose 3,5-epimerase, yielding MPVTISQTEIPDVLLIESPVFKDERGFFTEVHSEREWKKAGLDLRFVQDNVSLSARGTLRGLHYQLEPQGQGKFVRVTTGAVFDVAVDLRRGSPTFGKWVGRTLSGENCLAMWIPSGFAHGFVALEDRTYVYYKCTAFWTPELERSLAYDDPAIGIEWPIPATLISPKDARAPRLDSAEYNFEYAK
- the gmd gene encoding GDP-mannose 4,6-dehydratase, yielding MKRALITGITGQDGSYLAELLLEKGYQVYGLIRRSSSFNTGRIDHIYQDPHEPDPRLNLIYGDLSDATGLSCIIGDIKPDEVYNLGAQSHVRVSFDTPIYTSDVTGMGTLRILEAIRHTGGKSRFYQASSSEMYGLVKETPQSEATPFHPRSPYAAAKVFAYWVTVNYREAYGLHASNGILFNHESPRRGETFVTRKITRAAARIKLGLQQKLFLGNLDAKRDWGHAKDYVEAMWLMLQQNDADDYVVATGETHTVREFLEETFSYLDLDYKDYVDIDPRYFRPSEVDLLIGDATKAREKLNWVPRITFRELVRCMVDADMKRAQFDLAAGTPPYLDK